The following are from one region of the Methanomassiliicoccales archaeon LGM-DZ1 genome:
- the gyrA gene encoding DNA gyrase subunit A — protein sequence MEGEERIIKETVEKTMQKSYIDYSMSVIVSRALPDARDGLKPVHRKIMYAMYDMGLAYNRPHKKSATVVGEVLGHYHPHGDSSAYDAMVRMGQPFSLRYPLIDGQGNFGSVDGDPPAAMRYTEARLSKMASDLLMDLDKDTVDMMDNFDGTVKEPTVLPSKFPNLLVNGSDGIAVGMATKMPPHNLNEVCDAIMYAIDNPDNAGVEQLMQFVRGPDFPTGGIVNGISGIVDAYTTGRGRIKVRSKTHIEDSGRKEAIVVDEIPYQVNKAELVKSIAELVKNKAVNGISDLRDESDRHGMRIVIELHKDAIPDVVLENLMKKTQLEITYGIINLALVKDAKGKDVPKLLGLRQLIDQYIGHRRSVVTRRTQFDLRKAEERFHILDGLIKALNMLDQTIALIRGSTSGPEANQGLQNLLGIDQQQAQAILDMRLQKLTGLEIDALRKEYNDLIATMEDLKDILAKPARIDAIIKSELKEMKDTYGDARRTQINRDAIDVNAEDLIPKEDTVYTLSAADYVKRIPLRAYRQQSRGGVGTKGMETKDEDYVKTMFVASSHDYLMFVTNTGRILWLKGYAIPEGSRQAKGKPIVNLLPDLHEDETVITVIPTSAFPDDQFLAFCTRNGLFKKTQLSAYGNVRNKGIIALNIDDGDSLVEAAKVEAGSDIILATDDGLACRFDEKEVRPTGRAAMGVKGMNLGLNNHVVSMTVVHPQDQLLTVTEFGMGKISSVDDYTKHHRGSKGVTTIKLTKKSGAVVSVRKVEDGDELMLVSESGKIIRIDVGSIRKTGRSAQGVRVMDLRDGDRITAVEPVNPSGVRCDDETEEQQ from the coding sequence ATGGAAGGCGAAGAGAGGATCATCAAGGAAACAGTCGAGAAGACGATGCAGAAATCCTACATCGATTACTCGATGTCGGTCATCGTCAGCAGGGCGCTTCCGGACGCGCGCGACGGCCTGAAGCCGGTACACAGGAAGATCATGTACGCCATGTACGACATGGGACTGGCGTACAACAGGCCCCACAAGAAGTCGGCCACCGTGGTCGGAGAAGTGCTGGGTCATTACCATCCCCACGGCGATTCGTCCGCGTACGACGCCATGGTGAGGATGGGGCAGCCGTTCTCCCTCAGGTATCCGCTGATCGACGGCCAGGGTAACTTCGGATCCGTCGACGGGGACCCGCCGGCCGCGATGCGTTACACCGAGGCCAGGCTCTCCAAGATGGCGAGCGACCTGCTGATGGACCTGGACAAGGACACCGTCGACATGATGGACAACTTCGACGGCACCGTCAAGGAGCCCACCGTGCTCCCGTCCAAGTTCCCGAACCTGCTCGTGAACGGGTCCGACGGCATAGCCGTGGGCATGGCGACCAAGATGCCACCCCACAACCTCAACGAGGTCTGCGACGCCATCATGTACGCCATCGACAATCCGGACAACGCGGGCGTCGAGCAGCTGATGCAGTTCGTCAGGGGGCCCGACTTCCCCACCGGCGGCATCGTGAACGGCATCTCGGGCATCGTGGACGCCTACACCACCGGCCGCGGCCGCATCAAGGTGAGGTCCAAGACCCACATCGAGGACAGCGGCAGGAAGGAGGCCATCGTCGTCGACGAGATCCCCTATCAGGTGAACAAGGCCGAGCTCGTCAAGAGCATAGCCGAGCTCGTCAAGAACAAGGCGGTCAACGGCATCAGCGACCTCAGGGATGAGTCCGACCGCCACGGGATGAGGATCGTCATCGAGCTCCACAAGGACGCCATACCCGACGTGGTCCTGGAGAACCTGATGAAGAAGACCCAGCTGGAGATCACCTACGGCATCATCAACCTCGCCCTGGTGAAGGACGCCAAAGGCAAGGACGTGCCGAAGCTCCTCGGCCTGAGGCAGCTCATCGACCAGTACATCGGCCACAGGCGGAGCGTCGTGACCCGCAGGACCCAGTTCGACCTGAGGAAGGCCGAGGAGAGGTTCCACATCCTCGACGGCCTGATCAAGGCGCTGAACATGCTCGACCAGACCATCGCCCTCATCAGGGGCTCTACTTCCGGGCCCGAGGCGAACCAGGGCCTGCAGAACCTGCTCGGCATCGACCAGCAGCAGGCCCAGGCGATCCTGGACATGAGGCTCCAGAAGCTGACCGGCCTGGAGATCGACGCGCTCAGGAAGGAGTACAACGACCTCATCGCCACCATGGAGGACCTGAAGGACATCCTGGCCAAGCCTGCGAGGATCGACGCCATCATCAAGTCCGAGCTCAAGGAGATGAAGGACACCTACGGCGACGCCCGCAGGACCCAGATCAACAGGGACGCCATCGACGTCAACGCCGAGGACCTCATACCCAAGGAGGACACGGTCTACACCCTGTCGGCGGCCGATTACGTGAAGAGGATACCCCTCCGCGCCTACCGCCAGCAGTCCCGCGGCGGCGTCGGCACCAAGGGCATGGAGACCAAGGACGAGGACTACGTCAAGACAATGTTCGTGGCCTCGTCCCACGACTACCTCATGTTCGTGACCAACACCGGCAGGATCCTCTGGCTCAAGGGATACGCCATCCCCGAGGGGAGCAGGCAGGCCAAAGGCAAGCCGATCGTCAACCTGCTGCCGGACCTGCATGAGGACGAGACGGTCATCACGGTCATCCCCACCTCCGCCTTCCCGGACGACCAGTTCCTGGCGTTCTGCACCAGGAACGGCCTGTTCAAGAAGACCCAGCTGTCCGCCTACGGCAATGTGAGGAACAAGGGCATCATCGCGCTCAACATCGATGACGGCGACAGCCTGGTCGAGGCCGCCAAGGTCGAGGCCGGGTCCGACATCATCCTCGCCACCGACGACGGGCTCGCCTGCAGGTTCGACGAGAAGGAGGTCAGGCCGACAGGGCGCGCCGCCATGGGCGTCAAGGGCATGAACCTGGGCCTGAACAACCACGTCGTGTCCATGACCGTGGTCCACCCGCAGGACCAGCTCCTGACCGTGACCGAGTTCGGCATGGGGAAGATCTCCTCCGTGGACGACTACACCAAGCACCACCGCGGCTCCAAGGGCGTGACCACCATCAAGCTCACCAAGAAGAGCGGCGCCGTGGTCTCCGTGCGCAAGGTCGAGGACGGCGACGAGCTCATGCTGGTCTCCGAGTCCGGCAAGATCATCCGCATCGACGTCGGCTCGATCCGCAAGACCGGCAGGTCGGCGCAGGGCGTCAGGGTCATGGACCTCCGCGACGGCGACAGGATCACCGCCGTGGAGCCCGTGAACCCCTCCGGCGTCCGCTGCGATGACGAAACGGAGGAGCAGCAGTGA
- the gyrB gene encoding DNA topoisomerase (ATP-hydrolyzing) subunit B produces MGKDDDIRNGEVYDENSIRALKGLEAVRVRPGMYIGSTDTRGLHHLVYEVVDNSIDEVMAGFATRIDVTVNVDGSVTVADDGRGIPVGIVPEEGKSGLEVCLTDLHAGGKFDQNAYKVSGGLHGVGVSVVNALSTWLIATVKRDGHIHRQSYHTGIPDGPVEVIGDAHDTGTTITFLPDPTMFETVDFDFGTLQNRFRNQAFLNTKVTINFEDKRTEKKETYHYEGGVSEFVRYLNRAKTPIHPDPITVNGTYSEKDPEGKERDVLVDIAMQYTDGYNESVDAFVNTVSTPDGGTHLTGFRTALTKILNDYGKENNLLKDITLEGPDTREGLTAVISIKMADPQFESQTKEKLGSSIAQTAVMGIMGQKFREYLDEHPQVAQVIVKKCMSAYEGRMAAKKARDATRRKSLLESTSLPGKLADCSEKDPAKCEIFIVEGESAGGSAKMGRDRTFQAILPIRGKILNVEKTRQDKLLDHEEIKNLTVAIGGGIGKDFDITKARYHKVVIMTDADVDGAHIATLLLTLFYRQMRPLVDNGYVYLAMPPLYGVFKGKNKPKYCWTDQQLAKLVEEAGGQDKVNISRYKGLGEMNPQQLWETTMDPEQRYMKQVKVADAIMADQLFSTLMGEDVEPRREFIIEHSNEVENLDV; encoded by the coding sequence ATGGGCAAAGATGACGACATAAGGAACGGGGAGGTTTACGACGAGAACTCCATCCGCGCCCTGAAGGGCCTGGAGGCCGTCAGGGTCCGCCCCGGCATGTACATCGGCAGCACCGATACCAGAGGGCTGCACCATCTCGTGTACGAGGTGGTCGACAACTCCATCGACGAGGTCATGGCCGGTTTCGCGACCAGGATCGACGTCACCGTCAATGTGGACGGATCGGTGACCGTGGCGGATGACGGCAGAGGCATCCCTGTGGGGATAGTGCCCGAGGAGGGCAAATCCGGCCTTGAGGTCTGCCTCACCGACCTCCATGCCGGAGGTAAGTTCGACCAGAACGCGTACAAGGTCTCCGGCGGTCTGCACGGGGTCGGCGTATCGGTCGTGAACGCGCTCTCCACATGGCTGATCGCCACCGTCAAGAGGGACGGGCACATCCACAGGCAGTCGTACCATACCGGCATCCCGGACGGGCCCGTAGAGGTCATCGGGGACGCCCACGACACCGGGACCACCATAACGTTCCTCCCGGACCCCACCATGTTCGAGACGGTCGATTTCGACTTCGGGACCCTGCAGAACAGGTTCAGGAACCAGGCGTTCCTGAACACCAAGGTCACCATCAACTTCGAGGACAAGAGGACCGAGAAGAAGGAGACCTACCACTACGAGGGCGGAGTGAGCGAGTTCGTCAGGTACCTCAACCGCGCGAAGACACCCATACACCCCGACCCGATCACCGTCAACGGCACCTACAGCGAGAAGGACCCCGAAGGCAAGGAGAGGGACGTCCTGGTTGACATCGCCATGCAGTACACCGACGGGTACAACGAGTCCGTGGACGCCTTCGTGAACACGGTCAGCACCCCCGACGGCGGAACGCACCTCACCGGCTTCAGGACCGCCCTGACCAAGATCCTGAACGACTACGGGAAGGAGAACAACCTCCTGAAGGACATAACCCTCGAGGGGCCGGACACCAGGGAAGGGCTCACGGCGGTCATCAGCATCAAGATGGCCGACCCCCAGTTCGAGTCCCAGACCAAGGAGAAGCTCGGGTCCTCCATCGCCCAGACCGCCGTCATGGGCATCATGGGCCAGAAGTTCAGGGAGTACCTGGACGAGCACCCTCAGGTGGCGCAGGTAATCGTGAAGAAATGCATGTCCGCCTACGAGGGCAGGATGGCGGCCAAGAAGGCCAGGGACGCCACCCGCAGGAAGTCCCTCCTCGAGAGCACGTCCCTCCCCGGGAAGCTCGCGGACTGCTCCGAGAAGGACCCCGCGAAATGCGAGATATTCATCGTCGAGGGAGAGTCTGCAGGAGGCTCCGCCAAGATGGGCAGGGACAGGACCTTCCAGGCCATCCTCCCCATCAGAGGGAAGATCCTGAACGTCGAGAAGACCCGCCAGGACAAGCTCCTCGACCATGAGGAGATCAAGAACCTGACCGTCGCCATCGGCGGCGGCATAGGGAAGGACTTCGACATCACCAAGGCGAGGTACCACAAGGTCGTCATCATGACCGATGCCGATGTGGACGGGGCGCACATCGCGACCCTCCTCCTGACGCTGTTCTACAGGCAGATGCGCCCGCTGGTCGACAACGGGTACGTCTACCTCGCGATGCCCCCTCTGTACGGCGTCTTCAAAGGCAAGAACAAGCCGAAATACTGCTGGACGGACCAGCAGCTGGCGAAGCTCGTCGAGGAGGCGGGCGGCCAGGACAAGGTCAACATCAGCCGCTACAAGGGTCTGGGAGAGATGAACCCGCAGCAGCTGTGGGAGACGACCATGGACCCGGAGCAGAGGTACATGAAGCAGGTGAAGGTGGCGGACGCCATCATGGCGGACCAGCTGTTCAGCACCCTCATGGGAGAAGATGTCGAGCCCCGCAGGGAGTTCATAATCGAGCACTCCAACGAGGTCGAGAACCTGGATGTGTGA
- the thiC gene encoding phosphomethylpyrimidine synthase ThiC → MSTIMEQAARGESDHRIKKIAEREGVTERFVMDGIAAGRIVMPCNPAHDPIPAAVGEGLSVKVNANIGTSRDMPDIEPEIRKMDIAVKYGADAVMDLSTGGDIDAIRKRLLSRCPVMMGSVPIYEVGLTAARKNAVVEMTEDDIFSGIEKHAKDGMDFMTVHCGITRETVKWIGNSERLMDVVSRGGSFLTAWILHNDEENPLYKDFDVLLDLARKYEFTLSLGDGFRPGCIRDASDPAQVSELMVLGHLVKRARAAGVQAMVEGPGHMAMDQIAANMKMEKALCHGAPFYVLGPLVTDIAPGYDHITSAIGGAIAAQAGADFLCYVTPAEHLSLPDENDVKEGVIASKIAAHAADLAHGKGSERDDEMAKARKKLDWNAMYGVCLDPEKAKAYRARGCTEEQDGCSMCGDVCAIKIVNQYLTKSSGPIRPDVPSGKHSCE, encoded by the coding sequence ATGAGCACCATCATGGAGCAGGCCGCCCGCGGGGAGTCCGACCACAGGATCAAGAAGATCGCCGAGAGGGAGGGCGTGACCGAGAGGTTCGTCATGGACGGCATCGCGGCCGGGCGCATCGTCATGCCCTGCAACCCCGCCCACGACCCCATACCCGCCGCCGTCGGGGAGGGGCTCTCCGTGAAGGTCAACGCCAACATCGGGACGTCCCGCGACATGCCTGACATAGAGCCCGAGATCCGCAAGATGGACATCGCCGTGAAGTACGGCGCCGATGCCGTGATGGACCTCTCCACCGGCGGCGACATCGATGCCATCAGGAAGCGCCTGCTCTCCCGCTGCCCGGTCATGATGGGCTCCGTCCCCATCTACGAGGTCGGGCTGACGGCCGCCAGGAAGAACGCCGTCGTCGAGATGACCGAGGACGACATCTTCTCCGGGATCGAGAAGCACGCGAAGGACGGCATGGACTTCATGACCGTCCACTGCGGCATCACCCGCGAGACCGTGAAATGGATCGGGAACTCGGAAAGGCTGATGGACGTCGTCTCCCGCGGCGGCTCCTTCCTGACCGCATGGATCCTGCACAATGACGAGGAGAACCCCCTCTACAAGGACTTCGATGTGCTCCTGGACCTCGCGAGGAAGTACGAGTTCACCCTCTCCCTGGGGGACGGGTTCAGGCCGGGGTGCATCCGCGATGCCTCGGACCCTGCGCAGGTCTCCGAGCTGATGGTGCTAGGGCACTTGGTGAAGAGGGCGAGGGCGGCCGGGGTGCAGGCCATGGTCGAAGGGCCGGGCCACATGGCGATGGACCAGATCGCCGCGAATATGAAGATGGAGAAGGCGCTCTGCCACGGGGCGCCTTTCTACGTCCTCGGGCCTCTGGTGACGGACATAGCTCCGGGCTACGACCACATCACGTCGGCCATCGGAGGGGCCATCGCGGCGCAGGCGGGGGCCGATTTCCTCTGCTACGTCACCCCCGCGGAGCACCTGTCCCTTCCGGACGAGAACGACGTCAAGGAAGGCGTCATCGCGTCCAAGATCGCCGCCCACGCCGCGGACCTGGCCCACGGGAAGGGATCCGAGAGAGACGACGAGATGGCCAAGGCGAGGAAGAAGCTGGACTGGAACGCCATGTACGGAGTCTGCCTCGACCCGGAGAAGGCGAAGGCCTACCGCGCCCGCGGATGCACCGAGGAGCAGGACGGCTGCTCCATGTGCGGGGACGTCTGCGCGATCAAGATCGTGAACCAGTACCTCACCAAAAGCAGCGGGCCGATAAGGCCGGACGTACCGTCGGGAAAGCACAGCTGCGAATGA
- a CDS encoding TIM barrel protein: MRFGPAGYPAIGSKSDPEGSLKYTRGLGLDCLEVEFVRGARISEDRARQIGKCAKDLDIRLSCHAPYFISFNSDSPETVDKSVAWVVDTAKAAHWLGAYIIVIHAASYGKHPETALPNVISGLTRCKEQLDDLGIHDVTLGVETMGKKGQFGTLKEIAGVMEEVDGVRPVLDVAHVHARGVGCLKTKKDMQDLIDEFFPLAGPTAHFHISCIKYGEKGEISHLPLSEKEPDLQMLADILNDSDMDCNFVCESPLIEKDAVVFRDMFPRYRRS, encoded by the coding sequence ATGAGGTTCGGACCTGCCGGGTATCCGGCGATCGGAAGCAAGAGCGACCCGGAGGGGTCGCTGAAATACACCCGCGGACTGGGGCTGGACTGCCTCGAGGTGGAATTCGTCCGCGGGGCCAGGATCTCGGAGGACAGGGCCCGCCAGATAGGGAAATGCGCCAAGGACCTGGACATACGGCTGAGCTGCCACGCTCCCTATTTCATCAGCTTCAACTCGGACAGCCCGGAGACGGTGGACAAGAGCGTCGCATGGGTCGTGGACACCGCCAAGGCCGCCCATTGGCTCGGCGCGTACATCATCGTGATCCACGCGGCATCCTACGGGAAGCATCCGGAGACCGCCCTCCCGAATGTCATCTCCGGCCTGACCAGATGCAAGGAGCAGCTCGACGACCTCGGGATACATGATGTCACCCTCGGGGTGGAGACCATGGGGAAGAAAGGGCAGTTCGGGACGCTGAAGGAGATCGCCGGGGTGATGGAGGAGGTGGACGGGGTCCGCCCGGTCCTCGATGTCGCCCATGTCCACGCCAGGGGCGTCGGGTGCCTGAAGACGAAGAAGGACATGCAGGACCTCATCGACGAGTTCTTCCCGCTGGCCGGCCCGACGGCCCACTTCCACATCAGCTGCATCAAGTACGGCGAGAAGGGGGAGATAAGCCATCTTCCGCTCAGCGAGAAAGAGCCCGACCTGCAGATGCTCGCCGACATCCTGAACGACAGCGACATGGACTGCAACTTCGTCTGCGAGTCTCCGCTCATCGAGAAGGACGCCGTCGTCTTCAGGGACATGTTCCCCAGGTACAGGCGGTCCTGA
- a CDS encoding ISL3 family transposase, producing MDVCEMMGEHLGLVPPWKATEFWSEPNARGELDDHLRVEVPPGSCMPCPQCGRMCRIHDRTPERAWRSLDVVSRRLYIHARIPRTDCPDCGVRRADVPWARPHSHFTLSMESMIMAMCREMAVSAAAALIHEDANRIWRLVRHSARKLVEGMDLSHVTAVGVDEKCFSGHDAFVTVFADIVRHRVLFVTPGKGSGAVGEFRDFLTEHGGRAANIADFTCDFGAAYVSGIGRYFKRARITFDRFHLVKLANDAMNDVNFGKMKLAVNRMKVKYMMVRNSGSLTDGEKELRDRICEDNEELGHAYRLKESLVSVYSMGDADIARDHLLGWVSWAGRSGFRPFARLAKTVEANIEGILRWFSTGMSNALLEGTNSLISLIKRRARGFKRVENLIAVCYLTGARGKVDLYGAPR from the coding sequence ATGGACGTATGCGAAATGATGGGGGAGCACCTGGGACTGGTGCCTCCCTGGAAAGCGACCGAGTTCTGGAGCGAACCGAACGCGAGAGGGGAGCTGGACGACCACCTGCGGGTGGAGGTGCCGCCCGGGAGCTGTATGCCCTGTCCGCAGTGCGGGCGCATGTGCCGGATACACGACCGTACTCCGGAGAGGGCCTGGAGGAGCCTGGACGTCGTGTCCAGGCGCCTGTACATCCATGCGCGGATACCGCGCACGGACTGCCCGGACTGCGGCGTCAGGAGGGCGGACGTCCCGTGGGCCCGCCCCCACTCGCACTTCACCCTCTCCATGGAGTCCATGATCATGGCCATGTGCAGGGAGATGGCGGTATCCGCGGCGGCCGCCCTCATACACGAGGACGCGAACCGCATATGGCGCCTTGTGAGGCACAGTGCCAGGAAGTTGGTGGAAGGCATGGACCTGTCGCACGTGACGGCGGTCGGTGTCGACGAGAAGTGCTTCTCCGGCCACGATGCGTTCGTGACCGTCTTCGCGGACATCGTGCGGCATCGGGTGCTCTTCGTGACCCCCGGCAAAGGCTCCGGCGCCGTCGGGGAGTTCAGGGATTTCCTGACGGAGCACGGGGGACGTGCGGCGAACATCGCCGATTTCACCTGCGACTTCGGAGCGGCGTACGTCTCAGGCATCGGGCGCTACTTCAAGAGGGCGCGGATAACCTTCGACAGGTTCCACCTCGTGAAGCTGGCCAACGACGCCATGAACGACGTGAACTTCGGGAAGATGAAGCTGGCGGTCAACCGCATGAAGGTCAAGTACATGATGGTCCGGAACTCCGGCAGCCTGACCGACGGGGAGAAGGAGCTGAGGGACAGGATCTGCGAGGACAACGAGGAACTGGGCCATGCGTACAGGCTCAAGGAGTCGCTGGTGTCGGTGTACTCGATGGGGGATGCCGACATCGCGAGGGACCATCTCCTGGGATGGGTCTCCTGGGCCGGGCGCTCGGGCTTCCGCCCGTTCGCCAGGCTGGCCAAGACCGTGGAGGCGAACATCGAGGGGATACTCCGGTGGTTCTCCACCGGGATGTCCAACGCCCTCCTGGAGGGGACCAACTCGCTGATCTCCCTCATCAAGAGGCGCGCCAGGGGATTCAAGCGGGTCGAGAACCTGATAGCCGTTTGTTATCTCACCGGTGCCAGAGGCAAAGTGGATCTGTACGGGGCTCCGAGGTGA